One stretch of Helicobacter jaachi DNA includes these proteins:
- a CDS encoding low molecular weight protein-tyrosine-phosphatase — protein MIPQSILFVCLGNICRSPLAEGLARHIIRQHNLTLRVDSAGTSGWHIDEPPCEGSRMVAKEHGFSIDDLKGRRISVYADDSFDLLIALDSHNYADLLKLGFDKKKVKKLGDFGLKGADVPDPYAYKDKAGFERVYEMIELCVYNLLSTHYPVIESK, from the coding sequence ATGATACCTCAAAGTATTTTATTTGTATGTTTAGGCAATATTTGTCGCTCCCCGCTTGCGGAGGGCTTAGCGCGGCATATTATAAGGCAGCATAATCTTACACTAAGGGTAGATTCTGCAGGCACAAGTGGTTGGCACATTGATGAGCCGCCATGTGAGGGCTCGCGTATGGTGGCAAAGGAGCATGGATTTAGCATTGATGATTTAAAAGGCAGGCGCATAAGCGTGTATGCCGATGATAGCTTTGATTTGCTCATCGCCCTTGACAGCCATAATTACGCGGATTTGCTCAAACTTGGCTTTGATAAGAAAAAGGTAAAAAAGCTAGGCGATTTTGGGCTAAAGGGCGCAGATGTGCCTGACCCTTACGCGTATAAGGATAAAGCAGGCTTTGAGCGCGTGTATGAAATGATAGAACTTTGCGTGTATAATTTATTATCAACGCACTATCCTGTGATAGAATCTAAATAA
- a CDS encoding arsenate reductase family protein encodes MITLYGIKTCGSVRKAINLLEKHGVVFTFKDLKAITLTQDQVISWIEKKGIKVVLNTKGTTYKTLKSHGEILDSIFTESSANQASLLVQNPLLLKRPIITCGKSLIIGYDEEAILHLIHNYQNKRL; translated from the coding sequence ATGATTACACTCTATGGCATTAAAACTTGTGGCAGCGTGAGAAAGGCTATCAATCTGCTTGAAAAGCATGGCGTGGTATTTACATTTAAGGATTTAAAAGCCATTACATTAACTCAAGACCAAGTTATTTCTTGGATAGAAAAAAAGGGCATAAAAGTAGTGCTAAACACCAAAGGCACGACTTACAAAACGCTTAAAAGTCATGGGGAGATACTAGATTCTATATTTACAGAATCTAGCGCTAATCAAGCAAGCCTGCTTGTGCAAAATCCACTTTTGCTGAAACGCCCTATTATCACTTGCGGCAAATCGCTTATTATCGGTTATGATGAGGAGGCGATTTTGCATCTTATTCATAACTATCAAAATAAAAGGCTTTAA
- a CDS encoding NlpC/P60 family N-terminal domain-containing protein, with translation MPRFVLFLCFCAIFFSACAHKVIPSSEVKDLRTLPQDSTFYLPKVTNAPNAALDSIISAPLSPAATYALKRDYLKKYFSPWQQTPNANASEVFWIKPALLKTPGFGEHLQPNSKDYTQSILDSMQLDIYPSRSVKAIITTTAAVRAVPTNKPMFNKADGYPFDRWQNSLIFAGTPVLITHESKDKAWLHIQSGFVYGWVEAAHIATLSKEQVKSIESTSHYVTPIIDEISLKDTQGRFIMQARIGQIFALSPKQDNANNYALIIYARLPNGSAKQEIIYAPKAAFKPFPLALDNKAIAQSINAMLGQRYGWGGYLANRDCSAFVRDIFGQFGIHLPRNSKAQVFYGNNSISLSALNRVQKEAYIIAHATPYQTILWQNGHIMLYLGSQNGRAIIAHSVWSVVSGKRYENLLGGVVITSLHVGEEHNSIFGSSQLLIDKIEAMSDLSKLAMRISNNLDNAQNKIKEIK, from the coding sequence ATGCCACGCTTTGTGCTATTTTTGTGTTTTTGTGCTATATTTTTTAGTGCGTGCGCGCATAAGGTAATCCCTAGTAGTGAAGTCAAAGACTTGCGCACACTGCCTCAAGATAGCACTTTTTACCTGCCTAAAGTTACAAATGCGCCAAATGCTGCGCTAGATTCTATAATAAGCGCGCCTTTATCCCCTGCGGCTACCTATGCGCTAAAGAGAGATTATTTAAAAAAATATTTTTCACCCTGGCAGCAAACGCCTAATGCAAATGCAAGCGAGGTATTTTGGATTAAGCCAGCACTGCTTAAAACGCCCGGTTTTGGCGAGCATTTGCAGCCAAATAGCAAAGATTACACGCAAAGCATTTTAGATTCTATGCAGCTTGATATTTACCCTAGCCGCTCTGTGAAGGCTATCATCACCACGACTGCGGCTGTGCGCGCTGTACCGACAAATAAGCCTATGTTTAATAAAGCCGATGGCTATCCTTTTGATAGGTGGCAAAATTCGCTCATCTTTGCAGGCACGCCTGTGCTTATCACGCATGAAAGCAAGGATAAAGCATGGTTACATATTCAATCAGGCTTTGTGTATGGTTGGGTGGAGGCAGCACACATTGCCACACTCTCCAAAGAGCAGGTGAAATCTATAGAATCTACAAGCCATTATGTAACGCCTATAATTGATGAGATAAGCCTAAAGGATACGCAAGGGCGCTTTATAATGCAGGCGCGTATAGGGCAAATCTTTGCACTATCTCCAAAGCAAGATAATGCTAATAACTACGCGCTTATTATCTATGCGCGCCTACCTAATGGCAGCGCTAAGCAGGAGATTATTTACGCGCCAAAGGCAGCCTTTAAGCCTTTTCCCCTAGCATTAGATAATAAAGCCATTGCTCAAAGTATAAATGCCATGCTAGGGCAGCGCTATGGCTGGGGCGGGTATTTGGCAAATCGTGATTGCTCGGCTTTTGTGCGCGATATTTTTGGGCAGTTTGGCATTCACTTGCCGCGTAATTCAAAAGCACAAGTCTTTTATGGCAATAATAGCATTTCTTTAAGTGCGCTTAATCGCGTGCAAAAGGAGGCTTACATCATCGCTCATGCTACGCCTTATCAAACGATTTTGTGGCAAAATGGACATATTATGCTCTATCTTGGCAGCCAAAATGGGCGCGCTATAATCGCTCATAGTGTGTGGAGCGTGGTGAGTGGCAAGCGTTATGAAAATCTCTTAGGTGGCGTGGTGATTACTTCGCTGCATGTGGGAGAAGAGCATAATAGTATATTTGGCTCTTCGCAGTTGCTTATTGATAAAATTGAGGCGATGAGTGATTTATCAAAGCTTGCCATGCGCATAAGTAATAATTTAGACAATGCACAAAATAAAATAAAGGAGATAAAATGA
- a CDS encoding metal ABC transporter solute-binding protein, Zn/Mn family translates to MKAYMMFICFALHIYAAPLKVLVSVPPQKEIIESIGGEFVEVRVLVPPSKSPEIYEPSVAQMKHIADSVIFFGVGMPFESVWFKRFKQSSPALLYYNLAEHTHEHSAHSHDKHNHAHNPHIWLSPKGMQEQVTLIANALSEQDSAHADIFKARALRLNQELQNIVERTTRLFSLPQAQKTFLVYHPAFEGFARDFNVQELSLEIDGKEAKGRALSALLDEVKAKQIKVVFIQPQFAKARVEGFAKEAGLAIIELNPLREDWLLSLQENACQIAFSLPLSAISACMQTYFKE, encoded by the coding sequence ATGAAAGCATATATGATGTTTATATGTTTTGCACTTCATATTTATGCTGCGCCGCTTAAAGTCCTTGTGAGCGTGCCGCCGCAAAAGGAGATTATAGAATCTATTGGCGGAGAATTTGTGGAAGTAAGAGTGCTTGTGCCTCCTAGCAAATCTCCAGAGATTTATGAGCCAAGTGTGGCGCAAATGAAGCATATTGCAGATTCTGTAATCTTTTTTGGCGTGGGTATGCCCTTTGAATCTGTGTGGTTTAAACGCTTTAAACAAAGCAGCCCTGCGCTTTTATATTACAATCTAGCAGAGCATACTCATGAGCATAGCGCGCATTCGCACGATAAGCATAATCACGCGCATAATCCGCATATTTGGCTTTCTCCCAAAGGTATGCAAGAGCAAGTTACACTTATAGCAAATGCCCTAAGCGAGCAAGATAGCGCACATGCGGATATTTTTAAAGCACGCGCCTTGAGGCTAAATCAAGAATTGCAAAATATTGTAGAGCGCACAACGCGCCTTTTTAGCCTCCCACAAGCGCAAAAGACTTTTCTTGTGTATCACCCGGCGTTTGAGGGATTTGCGCGTGATTTTAATGTGCAAGAATTAAGCTTAGAAATTGATGGCAAAGAGGCAAAGGGCAGGGCATTAAGTGCGCTGTTAGATGAAGTGAAAGCAAAGCAAATAAAAGTAGTGTTTATCCAGCCTCAATTTGCTAAGGCTAGGGTTGAGGGCTTTGCTAAAGAAGCAGGGCTAGCAATCATTGAGCTTAATCCATTAAGAGAAGATTGGCTTTTATCCTTGCAAGAAAATGCCTGCCAAATTGCATTTTCACTTCCATTAAGTGCCATTAGCGCATGTATGCAAACATATTTTAAAGAATGA
- a CDS encoding metal ABC transporter ATP-binding protein, translated as MLLEVKHLSFAYERTNVLENVSFRLKEGDFWAIIGPNGGGKTTFIKLILGLLKAQSGSIHFAPDMNVRHIGYVPQITNYNMDFPICVRDVVALGMLKPRFCGFSPKKYSKNIEQIFHKLNITHLATKPLSALSGGERQKVFIARALVDKPRLLILDEPTANVDVKAQEDIYRLLSRLNESMSIMVISHDITLTLGYAKEVFYINKYALTHHIPKLNLDLNQHICEVDILNFFAAQSRTQFTTESTESSALTPHAASHTESSAPKGIENE; from the coding sequence ATGCTTTTAGAAGTTAAACATCTAAGCTTTGCGTATGAGCGCACCAATGTGCTTGAAAATGTCTCTTTTAGGCTTAAAGAGGGCGATTTTTGGGCTATTATTGGACCAAATGGCGGGGGGAAAACGACTTTTATTAAACTCATCTTAGGTTTGCTTAAAGCGCAAAGTGGGAGCATTCACTTTGCGCCAGATATGAATGTGCGCCACATAGGCTATGTGCCACAGATTACAAATTACAATATGGATTTTCCTATCTGCGTGCGCGATGTAGTCGCGCTAGGTATGCTAAAGCCTAGATTCTGTGGATTTTCGCCCAAAAAATATAGTAAAAATATAGAGCAGATTTTTCACAAGCTAAATATTACTCATCTTGCCACAAAGCCGCTTAGTGCGCTATCAGGTGGCGAGCGTCAAAAAGTGTTTATCGCGCGCGCATTGGTGGATAAGCCGCGATTGCTTATCCTTGATGAGCCTACAGCCAATGTCGATGTCAAAGCGCAGGAGGATATTTACAGGCTGCTTAGCAGGCTTAATGAGAGTATGAGCATTATGGTTATAAGCCATGATATTACGCTTACTTTAGGCTATGCCAAAGAGGTGTTTTATATCAATAAATACGCGCTTACACATCATATTCCAAAGCTTAATTTAGATTTAAATCAGCATATTTGTGAAGTGGATATTCTTAATTTTTTTGCCGCGCAATCACGCACACAATTTACTACAGAATCTACAGAATCTAGCGCGCTTACTCCACACGCTGCGTCACATACAGAATCTAGCGCGCCAAAAGGGATAGAAAATGAATGA
- a CDS encoding metal ABC transporter permease gives MNDLFSYQFVWVALLVSFLVSICSGIIGSMIVANKNVFVAGGVAHSAFGGVGLALFCSFSTMLGAMLFAVVMALFLAYAFLYQRERLDAYVGASWAFGMAIGIIFIDITPGYNSDISSYLFGSILSVGIDEMLAMAAFDVVIIIFVAMYYYDILALFYDSELCRLKGLNVPLWTSVIFILIAIGVVISMSVAGLILVLAILSIPAYMANLCSHSLRMMMVISWLISLIFMWAGFFVAYWCDISVGACIVVLLAIGMFVSIMIHKFTH, from the coding sequence ATGAATGATTTATTTTCCTATCAATTTGTGTGGGTGGCACTTTTGGTGTCTTTTTTGGTGAGCATTTGCAGCGGAATTATTGGCTCAATGATTGTGGCAAATAAAAATGTCTTTGTCGCTGGCGGCGTGGCTCATAGCGCATTTGGTGGCGTTGGCTTAGCGCTTTTTTGCTCCTTTAGCACTATGCTTGGGGCTATGCTTTTTGCTGTAGTTATGGCGTTATTTTTGGCTTATGCGTTTTTGTATCAAAGAGAGCGGCTTGATGCGTATGTGGGCGCAAGCTGGGCATTTGGTATGGCTATAGGCATTATTTTTATTGATATAACGCCGGGCTATAATAGCGATATTTCAAGCTATCTCTTTGGCTCAATTTTGTCTGTTGGCATTGATGAAATGCTGGCTATGGCGGCTTTTGATGTGGTGATTATCATCTTTGTGGCGATGTATTATTATGATATATTGGCTTTATTTTATGATAGTGAATTATGTCGGCTCAAAGGCTTAAATGTGCCATTATGGACAAGTGTTATTTTTATCTTAATTGCCATAGGTGTGGTGATTTCAATGAGTGTCGCGGGGCTTATTTTGGTGCTAGCCATTCTATCTATCCCAGCATATATGGCTAATTTATGCTCACATTCCTTGCGTATGATGATGGTTATTTCATGGCTCATTTCACTTATTTTTATGTGGGCTGGGTTTTTTGTGGCGTATTGGTGTGATATAAGTGTGGGCGCGTGTATTGTGGTGCTTTTGGCAATTGGTATGTTTGTAAGTATTATGATTCATAAATTTACCCATTAA
- a CDS encoding DUF5408 family protein, protein MKNALQDSIKDDEASKIAKRGVKIALFCVFITLLFSLINIYVLINQISATAAMSKEIKVLQEKLGIERERH, encoded by the coding sequence ATGAAAAATGCGCTGCAAGATTCTATAAAAGACGATGAGGCAAGCAAAATCGCTAAGCGAGGCGTAAAAATTGCTTTATTTTGTGTGTTTATTACACTACTTTTTAGCCTTATTAATATTTATGTGCTGATTAATCAAATAAGCGCTACAGCGGCGATGAGCAAGGAAATCAAAGTCTTACAAGAAAAGCTAGGTATTGAGCGAGAGAGACATTAA
- a CDS encoding YraN family protein: MSRQKGARAEHMACLFLEQNGFEIIERNFFARFGEIDIIAKKGNMLHFIEVKSGKNFEPIYNITPTKLKKLILAIRFYLSTHDVREDYCLDALIIKDDICELIENITL; the protein is encoded by the coding sequence TTGAGCAGACAAAAGGGTGCGAGGGCGGAGCATATGGCTTGTTTATTTTTAGAGCAAAATGGCTTTGAGATTATTGAGCGTAATTTTTTTGCGCGATTTGGGGAGATTGATATTATCGCTAAAAAGGGCAATATGCTGCATTTTATTGAGGTTAAAAGCGGCAAAAATTTTGAGCCAATTTATAACATCACGCCTACAAAGCTAAAAAAACTTATCCTAGCTATACGCTTTTATCTCTCTACGCATGATGTGAGAGAGGATTATTGCCTTGATGCGCTTATTATTAAAGATGATATATGCGAGCTTATAGAAAATATCACGCTTTAA
- a CDS encoding homoserine dehydrogenase — translation MDTLKIGIIGAGVVGSAVIRILMENKDIITARAQKHIEVAKVIVRDKLKAQNTLKGLNIPISDDIEELFLDDSIQVIVELMGGVELAYDIARRSFESGKSFVTANKAMLAYHRYELSQYGLPMGFEASVCGGIPIILALKNGLSANHILAIYGILNGTSNYILTQMREFKESFETALIKAQELGYAESDPTLDISGGDAGHKLLILASLAYGINALPEQILIEGIEGITPDDMEFAHEFDYVIKLLGIAKKEGDCIELRIHPAMINKESMIGKVDGVMNGISVIGDCVGESMYYGAGAGGRATASSVISDIIAIARGDSAVQLGFSKPLEAPLKLKRAEDIYSRYYIRLYALDKPGVLGLVSQILGRHNISIDAFLQKETNKEHIAKMLFSTHHCFEREIESALSEIHKLDSITQKPYKIRIEA, via the coding sequence ATGGACACTTTAAAGATTGGCATCATCGGTGCGGGTGTGGTTGGCAGCGCGGTTATTAGAATCTTAATGGAAAATAAAGATATTATCACCGCGCGGGCGCAAAAACATATTGAAGTGGCAAAAGTGATTGTGCGTGATAAGCTTAAGGCGCAAAATACGCTTAAAGGGCTTAATATCCCTATAAGCGATGATATAGAGGAGCTGTTTTTAGATGATAGCATTCAAGTGATTGTAGAGCTTATGGGCGGTGTGGAGCTTGCCTATGATATTGCTCGTAGGAGCTTTGAAAGTGGCAAAAGCTTTGTAACGGCAAATAAAGCCATGCTAGCCTATCATCGCTATGAGCTTTCTCAATATGGCTTGCCTATGGGCTTTGAAGCAAGCGTATGCGGGGGGATACCTATCATTTTGGCTTTAAAAAATGGCTTGAGCGCTAATCATATTTTAGCCATTTATGGCATTTTAAATGGCACGAGCAATTATATTCTAACGCAAATGCGCGAGTTTAAAGAAAGTTTTGAGACAGCACTCATCAAAGCTCAAGAGCTAGGCTATGCAGAATCTGACCCCACTTTAGACATAAGCGGGGGCGATGCGGGACATAAGCTTTTAATTTTGGCTTCCCTAGCCTATGGGATTAATGCCCTGCCTGAGCAGATTCTTATTGAAGGCATTGAGGGCATAACGCCTGATGATATGGAGTTTGCCCATGAGTTTGATTATGTCATTAAGCTTTTAGGCATTGCCAAAAAAGAGGGAGATTGCATTGAGCTGCGCATACACCCAGCAATGATTAATAAAGAATCTATGATTGGCAAAGTTGATGGCGTGATGAATGGCATTAGCGTGATTGGCGATTGCGTAGGAGAGAGTATGTATTATGGTGCGGGGGCTGGTGGGCGCGCAACTGCGAGTTCTGTCATTAGCGATATAATCGCTATTGCAAGGGGTGATAGTGCTGTGCAGTTAGGTTTTAGCAAGCCTTTGGAAGCCCCGCTTAAACTTAAGCGCGCAGAGGATATTTACTCACGCTATTATATCCGCCTCTACGCGCTTGATAAGCCCGGTGTGCTAGGACTTGTGAGCCAAATTTTAGGGCGGCATAATATCTCCATTGATGCGTTTTTGCAAAAAGAGACTAACAAAGAGCATATTGCCAAAATGCTTTTCTCCACACATCATTGCTTTGAGCGCGAGATAGAATCTGCTTTAAGCGAAATACATAAGCTAGATTCTATCACACAAAAGCCCTATAAAATTCGCATAGAGGCATAA